A region of the Salmo trutta unplaced genomic scaffold, fSalTru1.1, whole genome shotgun sequence genome:
agttgtttctccttcttcaaaataaaaagaagatgagtattcatattcccgctgcgttttggtctgatccttgTGACAACAGGGTGAACTCTGAATTACTCTATTTGGCAAAAGGGATTTTATTGTCCTCTAAGGAATTATGTCTTAATTACATTGTGTCTCATCCCCTCATCACACAAGCCTTTTAAACGCTGTGACACCCTATGGAGATTGGGCCTGGGAGTGTTTTAGTTACTGGAAACTTGGTATGGTTTGATTTGTTCATGCTTATAAGAATGacttgtattgtttatttaatcATGCCTTGTAACTTATGctttgtatgtgaatccattggTTTTACAAAGTGATTAAAATAATTTCTTCATtgtctattactgtaactcaaccgtAGTCTCTGGCATATTGCTAATTATCTCTATGGAGTCAGATAAACTTTTTTATTGGCCAATTGCTTCGTCTTATTACGAGTCGCACGTGAGGTACAGTATTTATAATATCATACGTACTGTACATATGCATTTTAAACACGTTACTGCCCACTACAATGATGGATGAGGTCCAGCTTCAGAGATActgattacattttacattttagtcgtttagcagacgctcttatccagagcgacttacagtagtgaatgcatacatttcatttcatgcattttttttgtttttttgtactggcccccccgtgggaatcgaacccacaaccctggcgttgcaaacaccatgctggcattgcacacaccatgctctaccaactgagccacagggaaagaCTACAGCATTTCAACTCCACATAGACAGAAACGAGCCAGACGTTACAACACAATTTAATTGTTTTACcatcacaaaacaaaaacaaaaacaaaaaggtaTGTTTTCTTGTCTACCATCTCATAGTGGTGTTCTGCAGGTCAAGGGGTTATAATAATGGGTTAAGGCTGACTCCAAATAACACACCTGGCTGCAGGTATCCAGAAAGAAAGTAGCTAATTAGAAGACGAGGTTTGTTATTAGTAAACGTTAGTTCTGCTCTGAACTTCCCTCCTTTTTACTAGGACCCCGTTGTTCCTTTAGTGAATCAAGACATTGAGTATATAGAATGTGTCCTGAAATGACTGTACAACAAATGAAGGGTTGATttgactgttattttacaacGGGGTCTAATATTGTACAACAACAAATACAACAACCGTCGTCAAACTAAAGTATTAAAGTAAATAAACAGAAAGCGTTTGGAtttaaaatacacacacaaatatacacacatacacacacacacacacagctcaatcAAGTCAAAAAGTACCATAGTCCTTAGAAATGTGGATAAATGATTGATGTAAATATCGCACATGCTGTtaaccagtgtttcccaaccctgagggtactggaggaccagggttaggatgttgggggtactggaggaccagagatgggctgttggggggtactggaggaccagggttgaggggtactggaggaccagggttgggggtactggaggaccagagttggggggtactggaggaccagagttggggggtactggaggaccagggttggggtactggaggaccagggttgggggtactggaggaccagagttggggggtactggaggaccagagttgagggtactggaggaccagggttgggggtactggaggaccagagttgagggtactggaggaccagggttggggggtactggaggaccagggttgggctgttggggggtactggaggaccagggttggagggtactggaggaccagggttgggggtactggaggaccagggttggggggtactggaggaccagggttgggggtactggaggaacagggttgggggtactggaggaccagagttgggggtactggaggaccagggttggggggtactggaggaccagggttgggggtactggaggaccagggttggggggtactggaggaccagagttggggggtactggaggaccagagttggggggtactggaggaccagggttgggggtactggaggaccagagttgagggtactggaggaccagagttgggggtacaggaggaccagagttggggggtactggaggaccagagttgggggtactggaggaccagagttggggggtactggaggaccagggttggggggtactggaggaccagggttggggggtactggaggaccagggttgggctgttggggggtactggaggaccagggttgggggtactggaggaccagggttgggggtactggaggaccagagttgggaaacactgctgtaaACGATACTTAGCGACTTTAAAAACAGagtaaaatataaaaatgtcTAAACTTAGATTTTCACATAGTTTTAGAAAAAAAATTCTTGCGTTGTCATGGCAACAGACAACCAAGACAGGATTTAATAGAATCAGAATCTAGAACACAGTTCTTCTGGAAAAGGAGAGACTGAACACAGACTAGACAGGATTTAATAGAATCAGAATCTAGAACACAGCTCTTCTGTAAAAGGAGAGACTGAACACAGACTAGACAGGATTTAATAGAATCAGAATCTAGAACACAGCTCTTCTGTAAAAGGAGAGACTGAACACAGACTAGACAGGATTTAATAGAATCAGAATCTAGAACACAGCTCTTCTGTAAAAGTAGAGACTGAACACAGACTAGACAGGATTTAATAGAATCAGAATCTAGAACACAGCTCTTCTGTAAAAGGAGAGACTGAACACAGACTAGACAGGATTTAATAGAATCAGAATCTAGAACACAGCTCTTCTGTAAAAGGAGAGACTGAACACAGACTAGACAGGATTTAATAGAATCAATATTGTTATTCTGTAAAAGGAGAGACTGAACACAGACTAGACAGGATGTAATAGAATCAAAATCTAGAACACAGCTCTTCTGTaaaaggagagacagaacagagactaGACAGGATTTAATAGAATCAGAATCTAGAACAGCTCTTCTGTAAAAGGAGAGactgaacacagaacaatacaACAAACATATTGGTACGTCACCAGATGCATCCACTGTACAGCAGACGAGGTTGTCGTCCTGGTTATTAACAGACACAACAGGAGACGAAGACCAGATGCTGAGCGATACAAAGGGATGAATAACGTATAAATATAAAGTCCTTGGAGAGAAGGGAGATGTGGAATAGAATGGAGGGGATTCTGAGCTACATTCGGCGTCATGACCAGCTGGAAAGTTAAGGGCAAAGAAGAAATGGGACAATTCAACCACCTGGCTACCGTAGATGAAAGTTCTGATCGCAAAAACGGAATGGAACAAGGACAATGGAAAATTGGTTCTGAATCGTACAATAGCATTTTACGTTGAAAACCTTAGCCGTCGTTGAATACCAACCCAAATGTCAAGCCAATACCTTTCCTGAACAGTTCGTTTTAAATCAAAGCACAACGTGGTAAAACTGGCTGTCATCTTACCAAGTAGATACATTTCTCATCTCTCGTATTCTTTATTTTCgttttaaaataatttaaaacacattttgaaaaaaaaaaacatacccaatACAGAGTGAGTTGTCCTTGCGCTAACGGGGTGGCATTTTGAGGTGCACAGAAGAGAAACACAATTTCAAACAATGTAGAACGGTGACGTGCCTTGATGAGGGTACCATTCGTTCTTTACATCACCGTGGGAACAGAAAGCCCATCCCATATCACACACAGCTCACATCACATGTGGAAGTCTCTCTCCCAACTGGACGAACCTGTATTTACAGACAACTTTATTCGGCCGTGACGTTGCaaaagggttgcaaaattccactaactttcccccccccaaaaaaaaaattcccACGTTTAATAAGCAGGAAGTCTAGGAAATCCTCCAACCAAGATGTTTTTGAAAACCTTGTGGAAAGATACAGGAATTTTACAACCCTTGATGCTGTAGATGTTCTGTTGTTTTCACTCCAGGATCTTCTCGCGTGTGTCGGGCAATTTAGTGGCCAGCAGACCTCCACAGGCCAGCGCTGCGAACGCCAGGAAAATGGGGATGATCTTTGTGACGCCGATGAACTTGGCAAAGATGAAGCTGCCGATAATGGCTGCCAGCTTACAGGTACCGTTCAGCACTCCGAACGCTGTGCATCTGAGGAAGAGAAAAGGTACCAGACATCAGCGGGTTTAGGATGGGTGCTTAAAGGAAAGGTTTACAACAGTGGTTCTCAACCAGTGGGTCGGCAGGTTTTGATCACAGGTGTCTCGAGTTAAAAACTACCTGGTTTAATTTGAAACAACCTGCTTCAGTTTGGATCCTGAGGCAAAACCAGTTGAAAACCTTTGGTTTATAGTATTTatccacacaaaaaaaaaaaatctttcaaTTATTCACAATTTCCAATGACCACCTAAATCCCTCATCATGAACAACACAGACATCGGTCTGATACCAGGACATTGACATGGGGATTTGGGGAATGTGGTTCTCTGTACCTTTTAGCAGAAGGGTAGATTTCGACTGTGATAACCTCCAGTCCGTTCCAGGCCGCGACGCTGGTAGCGTAGAAAAGGCACTGGAATAATATAACTGCACCCTGACTGAAGCTGAGTAGCAGGAGGAAGGTACAAACTGCTGATACCAGCATAGAaccacctggtggagagagagagaagggggagagggagagagacagacagacagacagacagacagacagacagacagacagacagacagacagacagacagacagacagacagacagacagagagaggggggcagagagagagagagggagagagagacagagagaggggggagacagagagggagagagagagagagagagacagacagacagacagagagagagtgagagagggagagagagacagagagagaggggggagacagagagggagagagagagagagagacagacagagaaagaggggggacagagagtgagagagagagagagaagggggagacagagagggagagagagagagagagacagagagagagagagagagagagagagggggggcagagaggaagagagagagacagagagagacagagagagagagacagagggggcagagagggagaggggagagagagagagagagagagagagagagagagggggagacagagagggagaaagagagagagagagacagacagacagacagagagagaagggggagacagagagggagagggagagagagacagacagacagagagagagagagagagagacagacagacagacagacagacagacagacagacagacagacagacagacagacagacagacagacagacagtcagacagacagacagacagacagacagacagacagacagagagtgagagagggagagagagacagagagagaggggggagacagagagggagagagagagagagagagacagacagagaaagaggggggacagagagtgagagagagagagagaagggggagacagagagggagagagagagagagagagacagagagagagagagagagagaggggggcagagaggaagagagagagacagagagagacagagagagagagacagagggggcagagagggagagggagagagagagagagagagagggggagacagagagggagaaagagagagagagacagacagacagacagagagagaagggggagacagagagggagagggagagagagacagacagacagacagagagagagagagagagagagacagacagacagacagacagacagacagacagacagacagacagacagacagacagacagacagacagacagacagacagacagacagacagacagacagacagacagacagacagacagacagacagacagacagacagagggggggcagagagggagagagagagagacagagagagagagagacagagagagagagagagagagagagagagagacagagagtgaaagagagagacagagagtgaaagagagagagagaatgatttcagaGTTGCTGCCCTAGTTCAGTTTGTTTTGTACCATCGATTATTTTCCCATTGAGCCACCATACGTGTCATCACTTCACTCACCTATAATTTTGATCCTTCCTATCTTGTCCATGAAGAGGGCTGACAGGATGTTGCCTGGCAGTGTTGCTAGACTCCCCAGGAAGCTGACCATGTAGATAACGATGTCGTTCTCCTCCTGGAAGTTCAGATGGCAGCCTTTCTTCGGGTGGAGGAACGTTGCATTCTCCATCTGACAGTCTATAAACTTAGAGTCTTCCCAAAGGTCTGCCAATCACAGAGATAAAGGGACAGTCCCAAATGAGATCATAGATCATCTGTGCTCTGTTCAATGTCCACAtcacatttacagtgcattcagaaagtattcagaccccttaatcTTTTTTacattctgttacattacagcattaaaattgatttaaaaaaaataaattccctcatcaatctacacaccataattacaaagcaaaaacaggtttttagaaatatttgcaaatgtctTAAAATTTAAacatggaaatatcacatttacattagtattcagaccctttactcagtaccttgtttaagcacctttggcagcgattacagccttgagtcttcttgggtatgacgctacaagcttggcacacctgtatttggggagtttctcccattcttctctgcagatcctctcaagctctgtcaggttggatggggagcgtcgctgcacagctattttcaggtctctccagagatattagatcaggttcaagtccgggctctggcagggccactcaaggacattcagagacttgtctcgaagccacccttgcattgtcttggctgtgtgcttagcttcgttgtcctgttggaaggtgaaccttcgccccagtctgaggtcctgagcgctctggagcaggttttcattaagggtctctctgtactttgctccgttcatctttcccttgatcctgactagtctcccagtccctgccactgaaaaacatccccacagcatgatgctgccaccaccatgcttcaccgtagggatggtgccaggtttcctccagaagtgacgcttggcattcaggccaaagagttcaatcttagtttcatcagaccagagaatcttgtttctcatggtttgagagtccttcaggtgccttttggcaaacttcatgtgggctgtcatgtgccttttactgaggagtggcttccgtctggccactctaacataaaggcctgattggtagagtgctgcagagatggttgtccttctggaaagttctcccatctccacagaggaactatggagctctgccagagtaaACATTGGcatcttagtcacctccctgaccaagtcccttctcccccaatttctcagtttggccaggcagccagctctaggaagagtcttggtgtttccaaacttcttcgatttaagaatgatggaggccactgtgttcttggggaccttcaatcctgcagaaatgttttggtacccttccccagatctgtgcctagtcacaatcctgcctcggagctctacggacaattccttccacctcatggcttggtttttgctctgacatgcactgtcaactgtgggaccttatgtagacaggtgtgtgagtttccaaatcaaatccaacttgtagaattttccacaggtggacttcaatcaagttgtagaaacatcaaggatgatcaatggaaacaggatgcacctgagctcaatttcgagtgtcatagcaaaaaatctgaatacttatgtaaatacatttttttattttttataaattagcaaacatttctaaaaacctgtttccactttgtcattatgaggtattatgtgtagattgatgaggatttttttatatttttaatccattttagaatagggctgtaacgtaacaaaatgtgaaaacatttgaggggtctgaataccttccaaatgcactgtacatcacaTACATAATACACCTCACATATCCAGATAGTCTCAGAAAGAGGTTCAATGGCTAAGGTGAACAGCAAAGGAGACATTGTACAACCTTGTCTGGTCTCTCTACGGCGCTTGAATCAGGgacaaattacatttacatttacatttacgtcatttagcagacgctcttatccagagcgaattacaaattggtgcattcaccttatgatattgATTGATTTGTGAGAATCCTTGCACAGAATATATAACACCCTACCTGTGTTATAGAAGACCGTGTTCTTGATGGTGCAGTTCTCGAAGTAGGTGTTGGTCGACCTGACATCCTCAAAGTAACAGTTCTCAAACAGGGAATCTTCAAACTTCACAGACTTGATCTCTATATTCATAAACCTAGATAAGAGATAGCACAAGGTTTTTTTTAGAGAGAGAACAGCACTGCTTCAGTGGAGACATCTGACAACATTGTAACACTCTAGTTGTCCAGTCAAAAATATCCCATCGTGTCCATCACTGTGACATACTTGTCGTGAACATATTCTCCCTCTTTGTGGATCTGGTTAACCAGGGAGAAGTTGAAGTGGAATCGTTCCACTCGTTCTCGATGGAAGAGTTTCACCTTGGACTCGTACTCCTCGTACTGCATGTACTTGATCATATCAGGGAACCACACCGACAGCCCGTGGTAGCTGAGACACAGAAGGAAGAGTCATCCATCGTGATTGACACGTCCGACACTGACTTAGCCTGTTTGGGATAGgaggcagtattgagaattttggaaaaaatatgtgcccatttttaactgcctcctacaccaactcagaagctagaatatgcatattattgttcaggtttggatagaaaacactctgaattttctaaaactgtttgaatggtgtctgtgagtataacagaactcctatggcaggcaaaaacctgacaaggtttcaagcaggaagtaccctgtctgacaaggagtcgtgcgtcttgcatctgtttattgaaaagtaaggatcttagctgtaacgtgacaattcccagggctccgataggctctcagaacccgggaaatacctgaaggttgacgaggcagcctcaggctgaaacacattatcgcctttggcaagtggcggctcagaggacctttgaatgaggcgcatgcacgattcgctcctgaggagaaattttattcggctgtttaggctcaatgcatattcccggtcggaatattatcacttttctacaaGATAAacggcataaaaattggttttaaacagtggttgacatgcttcgaagtacggtaatggaatatttagacattttttgtcacgccaatgcgccatgcgcgagaccgtgatgtagcattctgatagtgtctagaactcacgaacaaaacatcgctgtttggatataacgatggattatttgggaccaaaccaacatttgttattgaagtagaagtcctggcagtgtattctgactaaggacaagcaaggtaagaacatttttcttataggaaatgtgattttggtggaggctgacctgggtgggtgtctaaatagctagccctgtgatgccgggctatgtacttagattattgcaaaatgtgcttcatccgaaaagctattttaaaatcggacatatcgagtgcatagaggagtaatgtatctataattcttaaaataattgttatgctttttgtgaacgtttatcgtgagtaatttagcaaactgttagtaaattccccagaagtttgcgggggttatgctttttctgaacgtcacatgctaatgtaaaaagctgttttttgatataaatatgaacttgattgaacagacatgcatgtattgtataacacaatgtcctaggtgtgtcatctgatgaagatcataaaaggttagtgctgcatttagctgtggtttgggtttatgtgacatgatatgctagcttgaaaaatgggtgtctgattatttctggctgggcactctgctgacataatctaatgttttgctttcgttgtaaagcctttttgaaatcggacagtggggttagattaacgagattcttgtctttaaatagctgtaaaatagtcatatgtttgagaaattgaagtaatagtatttctaacgattcaaaaatcgcgccactggatttcagtggctgttacgtaggtgggacgagttcgtcccacatgcgccagagaggttaacaggcGCTCTCGACAGGTAGCAAAGCTATCACGTTATAGTTTTAGACACGCAGACATTCACCATCTGGAAAGCTTTTTGACTGGATTGGATATCTCCTGTTTTGGTTTAGGAGCACCTGATGGAATAACACGAGGGGGATGTGTTGAATATTACTCACGACAAAAGGTTACTACGGTTTGTTTTACCTGAAGGCCATGGTGAACCAGACGATAGCCAGGAAGAGACTCTGCAGTCTGAGGTCTGGCGCTGCCAGGGATATCACATTCTGCATCACCTGTAGAGGCAACAACACCCTCCTGGTTCAGATACACTCTTATCAGCAGTGCTATAGACAGTTATCAACACCCTCCTGGTTCAGACACACTCTTATCAGCAGTGCTATAGGCAGTTATCAACACACTCCTGGTTCAGATACACTCTTATCAGCAGTGCTATTGACAGTTTTCAACACCCTCCTGGTTCAGATACACTTATCAGCTGTGCTATTGACAGTTTTCAACACACTCTTTAAGAGCAGTGCATTGGCAATGTTCAAAAACTCTCTAACATTTTGAATCAAGAATATGTATTGTATCCATCTTAATCCAACACCTAGCGTCCTCCTAGGGACTAGGATATCTTGGTGTAACGTCTGAGGTGTTGGGTTGACAGTTGTTGGATGCTGATTGAATCCCGGTTGGGGCTCCCCCCTGAAATGGTTACTCTATGGTACCTGTTTGAGGAGGTTGGTGTCTGACAGTCCAGCTGTTACCTGTTTGAGGAGGTTGGTGTGTCTGACAGTCCAGCTGTTACCTGTTTGAGGAGGTTGGTGTCTGACAGTCCAGCTGGTACCTGTTTGAGGAGGTTGGTGTCTGACAGTCCAGCTGTTACCTGTTTGAGGAGGTTGGTGTGTCTGACAGTCCAGCGCTGGAAGGATGTCCCAGTGTCACTCTGTATCTCAATGAACTCATCTTCCTGGGTCTTAGGAGTCGTGATGTTGGACACCTGacaggagggaaaggagagattatattacattatattgCTGTAGAACTAATAGAgattatattacattatattgTTGTAGAACTAATAGAgattatattacattatattgTTGTAGAACTAATAGAgattatattacattatattgTTGTAGAACTAATAGAgattatattacattatatttATATAGAACTAGGAGTATGGTTCTCATGACTGTACTAGAGGAGAGTTGTTGGTTTGACCGGTGGTGTACTCACAGTGAATACCCTCTCTGGTTGATCGTACTACAGGAGAGTTGTTGGTTTGACCGGTGGTGTACTCACAGTGAATACCCTCTCTGGTTGACTGTACTAGAGGAGAGTTGTTAGTTTGACCGGTGGTGTACTCACAGTGAATACCCTCTCTGGTTGATCGTACTACAGGAGAGTTGTTGGTTTGACCGGTGGTGTACTCACAGTGAATACCCTCTCTGGTTGACCGTACTAGAGGAGAGTTGTTGGTTTGACCGGTGGTGTACTCACAGTGAATACCCTCTCTGGTTGACTGTACTAGAGGAGAGTTGTTGGTTTGACCGGTGGTGTACTCACAGTGAATACCCTCTCTGGTTGACTGTACTAGAGGAGAGTTGTTGGTTTGACCGGTGGTGTACTCACAGTGAATACCCTCTCTGGTTCTCCCTTGGCCTTCCAGTTGGTATCATGGACCTG
Encoded here:
- the LOC115182690 gene encoding synaptic vesicle glycoprotein 2B yields the protein MDDHWQNNVNQQGTEIPTYGEGGGQEYPYQADFPQQEGGGDEDARSDATEGHDEDAEAMYEGEYQGIPHPDEIKAAQRAARAEARKKARLAAAMPDEEDLAEQYENIMEDCGHGRFQWTLFIVLGMALMADGVDGFVVGFVLPSAEKDMCLSNANKGMLGWGISLGTQYQIHTWRVFILVCMFPAIIALIGLVFMPESPRFFLENGRHDEAWMILRQVHDTNWKAKGEPERVFTVSNITTPKTQEDEFIEIQSDTGTSFQRWTVRHTNLLKQVMQNVISLAAPDLRLQSLFLAIVWFTMAFSYHGLSVWFPDMIKYMQYEEYESKVKLFHRERVERFHFNFSLVNQIHKEGEYVHDKFMNIEIKSVKFEDSLFENCYFEDVRSTNTYFENCTIKNTVFYNTDLWEDSKFIDCQMENATFLHPKKGCHLNFQEENDIVIYMVSFLGSLATLPGNILSALFMDKIGRIKIIGGSMLVSAVCTFLLLLSFSQGAVILFQCLFYATSVAAWNGLEVITVEIYPSAKRCTAFGVLNGTCKLAAIIGSFIFAKFIGVTKIIPIFLAFAALACGGLLATKLPDTREKILE